From Diceros bicornis minor isolate mBicDic1 chromosome 17, mDicBic1.mat.cur, whole genome shotgun sequence, the proteins below share one genomic window:
- the LLPH gene encoding protein LLP homolog: MAKSLRSKWKRKMRAEKRKKNAPKELSRLKSILKVNSDVLMKDVQEVATVVAPRQRQEKTQCVVNDENDDMKMETDTKRNKKTLLDQHGQYPIWMNQRQRKRLKAKREKGRGKSKAKAAKGLAW, from the exons ATGGCTAAAAGCTTACGGAGTAAGTGGAAAAGGAAGATGCgtgctgaaaagagaaaaaagaatgcccCGAAGGAGCTCAGCCGACTTAAAAGTATTCTTAAAGTCAACAGTGATGTTTTAATGAAAGACGTTCAAGAGGTGGCGACTGTCGTGGCACCCAGGCAGCGTCAAGAGAAAACCCAGTGTGTGGTGAACGACGAAAACG aTGACATGAAAATGGAGACTGATactaagagaaacaaaaagactCTTCTAGACCAGCATGGACAGTACCCCATATGGATGAACCAGCGGCAGAGGAAACGGCTGAAGGCAAAGCgagagaaagggagggggaaAAGCAAAGCGAAGGCTgcgaaggggctggcctggtag